In the Engystomops pustulosus chromosome 2, aEngPut4.maternal, whole genome shotgun sequence genome, one interval contains:
- the LOC140117976 gene encoding uncharacterized protein codes for MGSTQREHSSSCPPTPPNSIRQYNYGLLHKKTRRNQVSSPEYPSSENIFVGRTTHSVNFCHSSKGHGEFKGRLSKQKKDPTKRVEPQGGDLPGANIFVGLSSSGLVRNKGEYQMPALFFSGKRGEQGTAGRLLSLLGHSTSLRLPPNSPDRQGPEENISGKYQSHLHLPELAEEKLVPTLEEDVTRESSHSSAIRGPSTSGSNPSSKPREITAVCLDPESSFLSSQGLSSEVIKTLKASRKPVTFAIYHKIWKRFCSFCKDSPPSQANLNILQVLEFLQKGLELGLSTSTLKVQVSALSVFFDQPLIEHRWVKRFIKAASRLKPQTVKKSSAWDLTLVLNALMKEPFEPIDSSSVKNLTLKTVFLIAITSARRLGELQAISIREPYMKILDDRIVLMLDPNFVPKVVSDFHRNQEIILPSFCENPSSAREREWSSLDGKNKGRKASKATIARWLRLAIASCYDLQKSPIPAGIRAHSTRAMSTSWAERRGASLDQICRAATWSSSTTFSKHYRLDLHLSKDLSFGRKVLQAVIPP; via the exons ATGGGAAGCACTCAGCGCGAACACTCCTCTTCTTGCCCACCAACACCTCCTAATTCTATCAgacaatacaactacggtctcctacataaaaagacaaggaggaaccaggtctcctctcctgagtaccctagctcggaaaatatttttgtgggcagaacaaCACACTCTGTCAATTTCTGCCACTCATCTAAAGGGCACGGAGAATTCAAGGgcagactttctaagcagaagaaagatcctaccaaacgagtggagcctcaaggaggagatcttccaggggctaacatctttgtggggttatcctctagtggacttgttcgcaacaagggagaataccaaatgcctgcattatttttctctggaaaaaggggagaacagggaacggctggacgccttctctcactcctgggacattccactagtctacgccttccccccaattcccctgatcgccagggtcctgaggaaaatatttcaggaaaataccagagccatcttcatctgcccgaactggccgaagaaaagctggtacCCACTCTTGAAGAAGATGTCACCAGAGAATCCAGTCATTCTTCCGCTATCAGAGGACCTTCTACATCAGGGTCCAATCCATCATCCAAACCCAGGGAAATTACAGCTGTctgcctggatcctgaatccagcttcttaagctctcagggactctcatctgaagtcatcaagaccctgaaggcaagtagaaaaccagtcacctttgccatctatcataagatatggaagaggttctgttccttctgtaaggacagtccaccttcccaagctaaccttaatattttgcaggtgcttgaatttcttcagaagggtttggagttgggtttgtctaccagcaccctgaaggtccaggtgtcggcgcttagtgtcttcttcgaccagcctctcatcgagcacaggtgggtcaagagatttattaaagctgCCTCTAGGTTAAAGCCTCAGACTGTCAAAAAATCATCAGCATGGGACTTAACTCTAGTTTTGAATGCCTTAATGAAGGAACCATTTGAACCTATTGATTCCTCCAGTGTTAAAAACCTGACACTTAAGACAGTTTTCCTGATAGCCATCACTTCTGCTAGAAGGTTAGGTGAACTTCAGGCTATATCAATTAGggaaccctacatgaaaattctagatgatagaattgttttgatgttggatccaaattttgttcccaaggtggtttctgactttcataggaatcaggagattatcctaccctccttctgtgagaacccttcttcggcaagagaacgcgaatggagttctttggat gggaaaaataaggggaggaaggcgtcgaaggcgactattgcaagatggctgagactggcaattgcctcatgttacgacctacagaaaagcccgataccagcaggaattcgagctcactcgaccagggctatgtccacttcttgggcggaaagaagaggagcgtcaCTAGATCAGATTTGCAGAGCTGCAACGTGGTCTTCATCCACGACATTCTCCAAGCATTATAGGCTGGACTTGCACTTGTCAAAAGACCTATCATTTGGACGCAAGGTGTTACAggctgtaatccctccctaa